The Anabas testudineus chromosome 3, fAnaTes1.2, whole genome shotgun sequence sequence GCACACACTCTCCATAATACAAGCTAGCTAGATAGGTTTGATCCTACTAATATCCAGTGTCAACTGATGAGGACACATCTCCTCACATGCCTGACAAAGGGAGTGACTGATTGTAAACATGGCTTTTACACCAACTCTGTTCACTATATAGTTAtagtacaataaataaaatacacatagattattttagaaatattaatCCTACAGTATGTTACCAATGCCACTCATTAAGAGCAAAACACTAGAGTAATGCCCATCGGCCATGTGGCAAGACAAATTTACTGGATGAAGTTGATGTGACTGTCCCCGAAAGTGGATACTATGACGGGCCTACTGCCAAGTGAGGACTGAAACTCCAAGTCATCTAAAAGCATTTCTTCCATCAGTCTAAAGTATCATTATTTGCTTCAATGATGTTGAAATGTCAAAATTACCACAATCACTCCTAGGAACCAACCTGTAGAGTTAAAAGGTTTGGCCTAAACCTTTACGATGTAAGGTTTAGAATTCCATCCCCTGATAAAAGACACGGCAATCTAAAtgacataaaatgaaataaaagagacataacgcacatgaaaagcaaaaacaataatacaatagCAAATTTTAAGCAAAGTCTTCTTTTAGCAAAATCTTAAAAAGTGCATCCATCCAGCAGGCGGAGAACAATAATTGCAGCCACACACCAGTTTAGCACAGTAACTTTACAGTCGCATTTTATTCTCACCATGTGTTTAATACCTTTCCACTCCCCCAGTGGTTCCTCTGACTGGTTATCTGTCCTGTTTTGAAAGAGGCCAACCAAACTGTTAGAAAGGCCACCCTCCCTCAGCTATACAGCAAGACTACCCTGCCAATCGGCCATCCTGTTTCTAGACAGCACAGTCATTTCCCAGCCCAGTGGAGCAGCACTCCCTGACCTCTGCCTCGACCTCCGTCTCAACAGCCCAAGCTCCAGTACCAGCTCCAGCCCACAGATCAGGCTCGGGCCACCTCTACTTATTTATGAGCCATTTCACACAGGGCTGCTCCCATTAGAGACTCAGCCTTGGCCCACCTTACACGGCACTCTCCTTGCGCTTAGCACATATAGTACACCACTAGGGCCAGAGGGACATAGGCGGTGGTGGTGATGGGTGGGCTGAAGAGACCATTAGGCCTATCACATAGCTACTGCCACACACAATTCAATAATGCTTTAAACAATCTGGTCCTTCTAGGAAACTGTTCACTCCACCTTGCACAAtcttttattactgttttgccttttaaaatgtgtaatgaaCAGCTATTTGACTATGCTCAGGGAAATAATCACCCACTGATTCAATTTAATGATGCACAAGAACTGATGGGTTACGCTTATTGGACCATAAttggacattttattatttctcatttgtttctttgtgatgAACTCTTACttttagaagaaaacaaagatacAGACTGAAAAAGTTGAGTCTCTACAGCATAAAATTCAACTGACAGATTGATTCATGAAAGCATACAAGACTTTAATGAGAAACTCTGTGTATGCATGACTGAAAACAAGATTAGTCTGAGCTGGTAACATTCAAACACTGCAGGAAGCCAGAGCATATTAGGTTGTTTACTTTGCACCAGAGTGGAGGTGACAACATTGACTAAAAGACCTAGAAGTATTTTACAAAAGGAGATGAAGACCCACACCCACCTGTGATTGTGACAAAGGCGTAGCCCTCCTCACCAAGGAGTGGGTTGATCAGTCGGCAGCTGTAGGTGCTGTTGGGCTCTAGCACAACCGTCAGCATGCTGTTCATTGTGAACAGCCCTTCCTCATTGGCCACCACTGAAGTGGTGATATTGTCTGTAAGATTGCGCCCGCTCCCATCCTGCCATATGACCCCAGCCTCAGGATAACCACCATAGGCCACGCAAGTCAGGGACACCTCATCACCTGGCCGCAGGTTGGATTCAGGCTCCAAAGTCACCACTGGCTTGGAATACGGGGctgagacaaagaggaggagtacacagaaagagaagaaaaaaacgGTTGAGGATTTTGCAGGGGAGAAGAATAAAGGAAAAGAGCAggtgaagaaggagagagagaaggggaataGCATACATACTAAATTTAGCTTTCTGCATTTTCTGCAGTGAGAGTCATCTTGGGAACTGTTTGACATGATTTCCATTAAATTGCTAATTTTATTTAGGGAGCTTAGCATAACACAGCTAAAGATCCCACAACATCTTTAAAATATCCTGATGCTTCATCCCTACACTCCAAAGCACTGAGCCACTGAGAAAAGATCTCTGCTGCAAGCCAGGAGGCCGACATGGGCAGGCCTTGGAGAAAACTGGCAGGCTCAGAAATTTGGGACGACTCAGCCAATGGCATGGAAAAGAGCATAGAGTGATGGAGGTGAGAGGTGCATCGCCAGGCTCGGCTAAAATCACGTTTCTCCAATCCCTTGAGCTAACTCACAACTACAGAGGTGGCTGGTGTATTCCCAGAACCAATCATGGTACAGCAAACAGTGGGGTGGTGTTGAGGCCAAGATGAAATAAGTTTGTCTGAGCTGCTTTTTGAAAAGTGGactcacacaaagacagacttaGCATGGTACACTTTAACTTCCgcagctgtttgtttgatgGACAGGCAGATTTCACTGAAGActccctttcttttcttccaacACAGCATGAAGTCTACAATCTTAACTGTAAAGGCTGGCTAAAAATAAAGCATCCATAAATCTAATGCATAAAATGGAACCAATTTGTCACTGCTGGAGATAGCGTTTTCCCTCTCCCAAGCcaggaaaaaaatgttattCATTAACACCGCCTAATGCACATCCACCCTAGGAGAATACAGGAACAGTCTCAACAGATATGAAAGTgtgagaaggaagaaaaggtACATAgtatcattaaaaataaataaaaagctttcaGCTGTAAAGGCAGTCGCACAGAAGAGAAGATGTTAGTGATGGCTGATTGACCGTAACAACAGCTAATAATCAAAGCCAGCAGATATTGACCATGACAGAGACCACAATCAGCGGTTATTGACCAAAAACACTTCTCAGCAGCCCAGAGGAAACTGTTTATCACCTGTTTATGTTTGGGGAGAGAAAATGGCCTTGAATCACAGTCTAGATTTCTAAATGTTCAATACATTTTATTGCATACTAGTGTATATGTGTATTAAAGTATTGAGGACAAATCACTTTCAATTAGTGACAGTGCAAACACTAGCTAATAAAACAGAATATGTTGTACACTGCACAGAATGAACTCTGAAAATTAAATTGTTTGGTTATTGGGGATGATGTCATCAGGTCACATGACATCGCAATGTCAGCTGTATGAATAAATGGAACACAAttgtgttcatctgtgtgtttctacatGTTGCACAAACGTCACTGCTTGACTCACCGGccacctgcagcagcaaagcagcactGCCGTAGTCCTGCACCCGGACGAAGCAGGTGTAGCTGCCTTCATCAGCCACCACCACCCTTCTCAGCAGGAGCGAAGCATTGCCTAGGCCCAGCTGGGAGTGGAACAGCCTGGTACGGTTAGCGAAGCTCTCGGCCTGGTCCGCCAGCTGGTCGCGTCCCTCCGAGTACATGTGCACACTACGCATGGTGTCTGTCAGCTGCCAGAAGACACTCAGATCAGACAGGTTCATCGGGCTGGCATGGCTGAAGGAGCAGTTGAGTATGGCATCCCTGCCATGCAGCGCCACCACTGGCTGCTCTGGAACTTGTACTTCCATCACGGCtacaagagaagaggagggacaTATGAGTAATataagatgaaatgaaaacactttcaATCAAAATGTTGTCATTAGAGGGgtattttactttatgttagacaaaaaatacagtaaatacatttgcaaCATCTTAGCTATATTCTGAAACTCAGACTTCTTAATATTTATTGAATCACAACATTATTATAGTGTTCAAATGTAAGGGACACATTTGGGAAAAAAGAATCAATGCAACAGTTTGAAATACACAATGTGACTACTACAGAAACAATCACTTTGTTTGTGCAGAGTGGTAACAGGGAGTGGTTTAGATGGGGTAGAAGAGGGAGGATCTGGAGGTAAGCATTAGGACTTTGTTCCTATAGGTTTTGCCTCCTGGTGATAACTCAACGCACTGAATCTCAGGGATGAAAGCGACAACATCTGTAtaactttagttttttaacattttattggCAGGATAAAATAACTCCATTAAAGAGTGGGTTTTTGTGAGACTGAAGAGTGATTTTGCTTCTACTTCTTTGGGGCGGCAGACGTGTTATGACACTTAAACCCTGTAGAAGCGTCATCATCTATGTGCAGCTGGCCAACAACAATTTGTTGAAGgcgatcaataaagtatgttttcattattattatactcATAGGTCAAGGCTGCTGATTTTCATCCgtgagtatgtatgtgtgtaagtgtgtgcgtgtgtgtgccagtgtgtacTGTTTGTCTAGACTAGGCCAAGAGCAAAGAGAGACACTGCATAATCATTCTGGATTAGCAACCATCTCAGGCAGTCCAGAGTACATCCATAGTATTCTCAAGAGTCAGCATTTTCCATTGATCGCTGTCTGCTCTTATACAACGCTGAGACACTCATCAGCATCACAGGGGAGAAAAAAACCCAGTCAGCCCCTGCAGCGATACACTCTACTTTATGCTCAGCACCTATAATTGTTATAATCACAGTGGCATTTTAGCCTCCTCACCCCTTTTTGAGCTCCATCAcacagtcagtgtcagtgttggaACACTTTGCTATGAAGGATGTTTAACTGCTGCAGAGGTACAATAATTACTTTCCCTATTAATGACAAACAAGTCTTTCATCTGAGAGAGTTCATATATGGATGGGTATTGCTAAGTCAAGGCAGACCTATTTTCAGTCACACTCAGCCAATCCCAGCAAGGTAGCCACTCCACATCCCACCCACACCAGTGTGCTCTTCTGTAGGAACAGTGCCACCTACTGTCTAAGATCACAGGTGCAGAGCAGAGGGACATGTTGGGACAACCTTGTGTTGACCTGAATCACAGAGTGATTGTTCATCACAACAATTCTCTAtggtgaaaattaaaaaagttcattttttttactttcctgttATTGCAAAtgctctgctgttgctgtgtaGGCTTTTTTGTGATCACATATCATGCCCATATTAACTAAGCAGGGCTACAGCACAGCAATCTATGGCAAGAGCAGGCAGCATTGTTCTGCCATCAGTAGGGGCGACTGAGAAATGCTGGGGTGTGTATTTTGGCTGTCTTTAAAGTGGACCCAACCTTTGCTGTAATGACTAGGTTGCTGGAGTTTTTGTAGGAATGGAGGGTCAGTGACAGCCCTCTATGAGACGTGCATgttgaaggaggaggagagagagcaatTAAATCACTCCCTGAGCAGCCTGAGATGACTCACACCACTGAGTTCATACAGGAAGGGGgaagggaaagaaaggaagcagaagaaagaaagacaggcCAGGCATCAAGCTCACAATTAAAGACAATATCGGGAAACAGGCCAAGGAAAAGGATGTGGTGGAGCCTCAAACACGAATCCCTCAACAAAGACCAAAGACAtgtcagagaggagagagatagaaaCTCCCTTTGCTCATTCTATATCTCCACCTCgctcctcctctttcactcaCAGCTTCTTTAACCAGTGACCTACCACTGGCTCGGGCCAGTGGTAGGTCACTGGTTGGACTTGTGCAGAGACTTTGACCCACATCTGGAGTAAGAACGCAAGGGGAGCATTTTGAATTTCATCAAGGGAGGGGAATGGAAAGGAGAGCACGCTAGGTTGGCTGACGTCATGGAAAGCGCACGTGATGTCCTGTTCTTCAGAGGCCAAAGTGAATCACAGCACACACTTTTGATCTAGTGCTGTTTACAAAAACCAAGTGTGTTCTGTACGGTATCTGACGAGCGGAGTAGCTGTTTGATCATCTCTTCTCTGGTCTGCTcacaacatgaaaaaacatgcaTTCTCTAAAGAGACAAGTGTAAGTAGGAGAGGTTAAAGATTATAACACAAGTGGTCTTTGGAGAGAGGGCTGGGTTGTGCCTTGTAGACAGACCCATGGATTCCTCTTAGGAGGGTAAGAGGGgatcctgtctctctctttaccCTCTCTGTAAAGAGATGCTCAGAAGCCATAGAGGGCAGCCTGGGAGATGCCAAGCTGTGGGGATTTACACACTGCACTTTGTGTTTATAGGCCTCAGCTATGTTTGAGTGCCTGCAAGACAGAGACGGGCACtttcacagcagacatgaaATAAACTCATTACAGACTTTGTGAGTGCTGGCAACGGGCCCCCGCTTAGTGAGACACATGGCTGGCTAGAAAAGGCTGCAAGTGATCTTCACACTGCTACCACCACCCAACACCTTGTCACTAACACCTTCTTAGATCCTACATTTCTCAGGTGCATGTGCACTCACCAGTCTGGTGCTGATTTGCTACTACCCAGAGCTTTTCAAGTAGTTCATTGATGCTAACTAGGCAGAAGATGAGCACAGAGGCTGAGTGTGACACTAAGAGATGGTAGATCAAGCGGATCACAGGGTGACACACGAGGCTGTTGGTCTAGTGATACCTATGACCCTGTCAGATACAGACTGTTGAGCGCACATGCACAATACTGAACTGGGATTACTGAGCTGCCCCACTCAGTACGGTTCACATCTGATGATCTgcacactttaaattaaaattaaccCTTCCTTTATAAACAACTACAATTAATGTAATGTTAGTTGGTTTACAGctaaacaaattaaactaatCTAGAAAGATAGGATAAACAATTGTGCCAGTGGCTTCCCTGGGTGGGAAAAGTAAACACGTTTCAAAGAGAATAAATGATATGAACAGCACTAGTTCTGCTGGATCACACTCTCAGCCTTGGCCACTAAATGAAGAAAGGTACATTTCAAAGAGAGGCTGCTAAAATAACCTGTTCAGAAAAGATTGATTCAGAATAGACTGTATTTGgttttaaagaacaaaatgtcCCGGGGAAGAACtcaaacacatatttttatAGGCACatgtgtaattgtaattgtaattgtttcTGGCTTCTGCTTTGTTAAACTCGTACAATAATAAGTCAGATGAGCTGGGTTTGTGCTGAGAAACGATACTATGCATTTGGGACAGGTTTGAAAAAGACGATGATGAAAAGGAGTGCACTGAAACTGGTAAAGAATTTGTGCAGACCACCAGACCACAGACCAAATCTGACTGGATGAAATTGATGGAGAAAAAAATTCTAAATCTCAAATTCTTTCTTGCACTTTTTCTCT is a genomic window containing:
- the cd276 gene encoding CD276 antigen, with product MLSLLLPVMLTVQAMAVMEVQVPEQPVVALHGRDAILNCSFSHASPMNLSDLSVFWQLTDTMRSVHMYSEGRDQLADQAESFANRTRLFHSQLGLGNASLLLRRVVVADEGSYTCFVRVQDYGSAALLLQVAAPYSKPVVTLEPESNLRPGDEVSLTCVAYGGYPEAGVIWQDGSGRNLTDNITTSVVANEEGLFTMNSMLTVVLEPNSTYSCRLINPLLGEEGYAFVTITGQNIAFPPVALWVTVGLAVCLLVLLIALAAVCSRKIKESCEEARREAKEAKELEEGESKTAMTPLKS